A DNA window from Hydrogenophaga taeniospiralis contains the following coding sequences:
- a CDS encoding ABC transporter ATP-binding protein gives MNPMNTTPQGGILIEGLRKVYGHGDTAVEALKHVNMQVAPGEVVGLVGPSGSGKSTLLKCLGAIIEPTSGKMTLGNEVIYDNGWIARDLRALRRDRIGFVFQAPYLIPFLDVTDNVALLPMLAGQPNAKARERALELLTALDVQHRARAEPSQLSGGEQQRVSIARALANKPPVILADEPTAPLDSERALAVMRILNQMARQAQTAIIVVTHDEKIIPTFKRIYHIRDGQTVEEAGEGRALEASASS, from the coding sequence ATGAACCCCATGAACACCACACCGCAAGGCGGCATCCTCATCGAAGGCCTGCGCAAGGTCTATGGCCACGGCGACACCGCCGTGGAAGCGCTCAAACACGTGAACATGCAGGTCGCGCCCGGCGAGGTGGTGGGCCTGGTCGGGCCCTCGGGCTCGGGCAAGAGCACCCTGCTGAAATGCCTGGGCGCGATCATCGAGCCCACCAGCGGCAAGATGACGCTGGGCAACGAGGTGATCTACGACAACGGCTGGATCGCGCGCGACCTGCGCGCGCTGCGGCGCGACCGCATCGGCTTCGTGTTCCAGGCGCCCTACCTGATTCCGTTCCTGGACGTGACCGACAACGTGGCGCTGCTGCCCATGCTGGCGGGCCAGCCCAACGCGAAGGCCCGCGAACGCGCGCTGGAACTGCTGACCGCGCTGGACGTGCAGCACCGCGCCCGGGCCGAGCCTTCGCAGCTCTCGGGCGGTGAGCAGCAGCGCGTGTCCATCGCGCGGGCGCTGGCCAACAAACCGCCGGTGATCCTGGCCGACGAACCCACCGCGCCGCTGGACAGCGAGCGAGCGCTGGCGGTGATGCGCATCCTGAACCAGATGGCGCGCCAGGCGCAGACCGCGATCATCGTGGTGACGCACGACGAAAAGATCATCCCCACCTTCAAACGGATCTACCACATCCGCGACGGCCAGACGGTCGAGGAAGCGGGCGAAGGCCGCGCGCTGGAAGCCAGCGCCAGCAGCTGA
- a CDS encoding potassium channel family protein, which yields MLAKSNSTRGDSVVVIGLGRFGSSVARALVAAGHEVLAIDTDGEVVQDLAHELPHVVQADSTELPALKQLSVTDFSHAVVSIGANLEASVLTVLNLAQMGVKDIWAKANSPQHGRIAERVGAHHVIYPEADMGERVAHLVTGKMIDFIEFDDGFAIAKTRAPMETHNKTLAVSNVRKKHGITVVGIKRRHQDFIYAKPDTEIKPGDHLILAGPTPLIEKFAALY from the coding sequence TTGTTGGCTAAATCAAACTCAACGCGAGGCGACAGCGTGGTCGTCATCGGCCTGGGGCGCTTTGGCTCCAGCGTGGCGCGGGCGCTGGTGGCCGCAGGCCACGAGGTGCTGGCCATCGACACGGACGGGGAGGTGGTGCAGGACCTGGCGCACGAGCTGCCGCACGTCGTCCAGGCGGACTCGACCGAGTTGCCGGCGCTCAAGCAGCTCTCGGTGACCGACTTCTCGCACGCGGTGGTGAGCATCGGCGCGAACCTGGAGGCGAGCGTGCTGACGGTGCTGAACCTGGCGCAGATGGGCGTGAAAGACATCTGGGCCAAGGCCAACAGCCCGCAGCACGGGCGCATTGCCGAGCGGGTGGGCGCGCACCACGTGATCTACCCGGAGGCGGACATGGGCGAGCGCGTGGCGCACCTGGTGACGGGCAAGATGATCGATTTCATCGAGTTCGACGACGGCTTCGCCATTGCCAAGACCCGAGCGCCCATGGAAACGCACAACAAGACGCTGGCGGTGTCGAACGTGCGCAAGAAGCACGGCATCACGGTGGTGGGCATCAAGCGCCGCCACCAGGACTTCATCTACGCCAAGCCCGACACCGAGATCAAGCCGGGCGACCACCTGATTCTGGCCGGGCCGACGCCGCTGATCGAGAAGTTCGCGGCGCTGTACTGA
- a CDS encoding MarR family winged helix-turn-helix transcriptional regulator encodes MTPPDRISEPQRQGDLLLYRLHRIQTTAGRLVVHLCESEFGITRREWRVLSVLNEHEGVLSSVLAEHAMLDRARTSRALTSLAAKKLVTRQPRPSDRREVHVFLTDEGRHRYAQILPRVMAINRELVSGLSAPQRQQLDQIVDALQAQAGRMLAASKARLAPLDGGD; translated from the coding sequence ATGACCCCTCCCGACCGGATCAGCGAGCCGCAACGCCAGGGCGACCTGCTGCTGTACCGGCTGCACCGCATCCAGACCACCGCCGGGCGGCTGGTGGTGCACCTGTGCGAAAGCGAGTTCGGCATCACGCGGCGCGAGTGGCGCGTGCTGTCGGTGCTGAACGAACACGAGGGTGTGCTCTCGTCCGTGCTGGCCGAGCACGCCATGCTCGACCGCGCCCGCACCTCGCGCGCGCTCACCTCGCTGGCGGCCAAGAAGCTGGTCACACGCCAGCCCCGCCCGTCGGACCGGCGCGAGGTGCATGTGTTCCTGACCGACGAAGGCCGGCACAGGTACGCGCAGATCCTGCCGCGCGTGATGGCGATCAACCGCGAACTGGTGTCCGGGCTCTCGGCCCCGCAGCGCCAGCAGCTCGACCAGATCGTGGACGCCTTGCAGGCGCAGGCCGGCCGCATGCTGGCGGCGTCGAAGGCCCGGCTGGCGCCGCTGGATGGCGGCGACTGA
- a CDS encoding TrkH family potassium uptake protein, translating to MKNHLPTHPASVLALAFLATIVLGTALLMLPWASASGEGAPWLTALFTATSAVCVTGLVVVDTGTYWSPLGQGLVMALFQLGGFGMMTSATLMGLLIGGQMKLRTRLLLQSETHALSLGDVRSVARMVLVVTVVCEGGVALWLAARLAIKTDMGWSQALWHGAFHSVSAFNNAGFSTWSDGVMGHVTDGWMLGPLMLAIVVGGLGFPVITELWANRRKRHARWSVHTTLTVWGSAALVLLGTLALWLVEHDNPRTLAPLGFADQWLAALFTSVSARTAGFNAVDIGALELESLMLHCVLMFIGGGSAGTAGGVKVTTVFLLLLIVWSEIRGRADVELRGRRIATPVQRQALSILLLSGAAVSLGLLVIIPMTELPLDKLMFEVVSAFATVGLSTGITADLPPGAQGVIIALMYTGRVGVVTLALALAINQVPRAYRYPEEKPIVG from the coding sequence ATGAAGAACCACCTGCCCACCCACCCGGCCTCCGTGCTGGCCCTGGCGTTTCTGGCCACCATCGTGTTGGGCACGGCGCTGCTGATGCTGCCCTGGGCCAGCGCCAGCGGCGAGGGCGCACCCTGGCTGACGGCGCTGTTCACCGCCACCTCGGCGGTGTGCGTGACCGGGCTGGTGGTGGTGGACACGGGCACCTACTGGAGCCCGCTGGGCCAGGGGCTGGTGATGGCGCTGTTCCAGCTCGGTGGCTTCGGGATGATGACCTCGGCCACGTTGATGGGGCTGCTGATCGGCGGGCAGATGAAGCTGCGTACCCGGTTGCTGCTGCAGTCGGAAACGCATGCGCTGTCGCTGGGCGACGTGCGCTCGGTGGCGCGCATGGTGCTGGTGGTCACCGTGGTGTGCGAGGGCGGCGTGGCGCTGTGGCTGGCGGCGCGCCTGGCCATCAAGACGGACATGGGCTGGTCGCAGGCGCTGTGGCACGGGGCTTTCCACTCGGTGTCGGCGTTCAACAACGCGGGCTTTTCCACCTGGTCCGATGGTGTGATGGGCCACGTGACCGACGGCTGGATGCTGGGGCCGCTGATGCTGGCCATCGTGGTGGGCGGGCTGGGGTTTCCGGTCATCACCGAGCTGTGGGCCAACCGGCGCAAGCGGCATGCGCGCTGGTCGGTGCACACCACGCTCACGGTCTGGGGGTCGGCGGCGCTCGTGCTGCTGGGCACGCTGGCGCTGTGGCTGGTGGAGCACGACAACCCCAGGACGCTGGCCCCGCTGGGCTTTGCGGACCAGTGGCTGGCGGCCCTGTTCACCTCGGTCTCGGCGCGCACGGCGGGGTTCAACGCGGTGGACATCGGCGCGCTGGAACTCGAATCGCTGATGCTGCACTGCGTGCTGATGTTCATCGGCGGCGGCAGCGCCGGCACGGCCGGTGGCGTGAAGGTGACCACGGTCTTCCTGCTGCTGCTGATCGTCTGGAGCGAGATCCGCGGCCGGGCCGACGTGGAGCTGCGCGGGCGCCGCATTGCCACGCCGGTGCAGCGCCAGGCGCTGTCGATCCTGCTGCTCAGCGGGGCGGCGGTGTCGCTGGGGTTGCTGGTGATCATTCCGATGACCGAGCTGCCGCTGGACAAGCTGATGTTCGAAGTCGTGTCGGCCTTTGCCACCGTGGGCCTGTCCACCGGCATCACGGCCGATCTGCCGCCCGGTGCGCAGGGCGTGATCATTGCGCTGATGTACACCGGGCGCGTGGGCGTGGTCACGCTGGCGCTGGCGCTGGCGATCAACCAGGTGCCCAGGGCCTACCGCTATCCCGAGGAGAAACCGATTGTTGGCTAA
- a CDS encoding ABC transporter permease has product MISLAGRDILHGWSKYVLTGLGLGLLIGVTLTMAGVYRGMVDDAHALLANSRADLWVVQKDTQGPYAESSSIKDDVVKSVRGMPGVAAAANVTYLTMQVARQGVDNRVMVVGIEPGLPGAPGYLVAGRHLTRSHYEAVADVKTGFQLGETVRIRRHGYTVVGLTQRMVSSGGDPMLFVPLKDAQETQFLKDNDAIVNDRARTAANPAFNRPGSPGLLEAVQALQTSSRSVNAVLVQAAPGFTPEQVAEPIRRWKHLSVYTRDGMEDILVVKLIANSAKQIGMFLVILAIVSAAIVAFIIYTMTMGKLREIAVLKLIGTRDRTIAGMILQQALGLGLIGFAVGKVAATVWGPAFPKYVLLLPGDAVAGLVATLLMCALASTLAIRVALKVDPGAAIG; this is encoded by the coding sequence GTGATCAGCCTGGCGGGCCGCGACATCCTGCACGGCTGGAGCAAGTACGTGTTGACCGGGCTGGGCCTGGGCCTCTTGATCGGCGTGACGCTGACCATGGCGGGCGTGTACCGCGGCATGGTGGACGACGCGCACGCGCTGCTGGCCAACAGCCGCGCCGACCTGTGGGTGGTGCAGAAAGACACGCAGGGGCCGTACGCCGAGTCGTCCAGCATCAAGGACGACGTGGTGAAGAGCGTGCGCGGCATGCCGGGCGTGGCGGCCGCGGCCAACGTGACCTACCTCACCATGCAGGTGGCGCGCCAGGGCGTGGACAACCGTGTGATGGTGGTCGGCATCGAGCCCGGCCTGCCCGGCGCGCCGGGCTACCTGGTGGCCGGGCGCCACCTCACGCGCAGCCACTACGAGGCGGTGGCCGACGTGAAGACCGGCTTTCAGCTCGGCGAGACGGTGCGCATCCGCCGCCACGGCTACACCGTGGTGGGGCTGACGCAGCGCATGGTGTCGTCGGGCGGCGACCCGATGCTGTTCGTGCCGCTGAAGGACGCGCAGGAAACGCAGTTCCTCAAAGACAACGACGCCATCGTGAACGACCGCGCGCGCACCGCCGCCAACCCGGCCTTCAACCGCCCGGGCAGCCCCGGCCTGCTGGAGGCGGTGCAGGCGCTGCAGACCAGCAGCCGCAGCGTGAACGCGGTGCTGGTGCAGGCCGCGCCGGGCTTCACGCCCGAGCAGGTGGCCGAGCCGATCCGCCGGTGGAAACACCTGAGCGTCTACACACGCGACGGCATGGAAGACATCCTGGTGGTGAAGCTGATCGCCAACTCGGCGAAGCAGATCGGCATGTTCCTCGTGATCCTGGCCATCGTGAGCGCGGCCATCGTGGCCTTCATCATCTACACCATGACCATGGGCAAGCTGCGCGAGATCGCGGTGCTCAAGCTCATCGGCACGCGCGACCGCACCATCGCCGGCATGATCCTGCAGCAGGCGCTGGGCCTGGGCCTGATCGGCTTCGCGGTGGGCAAGGTGGCGGCCACGGTGTGGGGGCCGGCGTTTCCCAAATACGTGCTGCTGCTGCCGGGCGACGCGGTGGCCGGCCTGGTGGCCACGCTGCTGATGTGCGCGCTGGCGAGCACGCTGGCGATCCGCGTGGCACTGAAGGTGGACCCGGGCGCGGCGATCGGATGA
- a CDS encoding Bug family tripartite tricarboxylate transporter substrate binding protein: MNLFRRHALTALTCTALSALCASTALAQAYPARPVTLVNNFPPGGPSDILARSVAAVLQETLKQPFVVENKAGAGGNVGAAAVAKAAPDGHTVLFGIDTAFTVNPHIYPAMPFQPGDLKPVIVMASSGLLIGVNPATGIRRFGDLLSQGRQKSLNFSSGGNGSPGHLAVAILSNSTPIKTTHIPYRGNTPAVTAVLSGEVDGGILATPGMLPHVKSGKITALAVTSPKRSQLAPELPTVGELGLKALESEVLYLVMVPAATPDPVVQTLAKGIADALQRPDARARLKNLDLFYEGQTGAAAAQRLARMNARYGEIVRATGMKSN, from the coding sequence ATGAACCTCTTCCGTCGCCACGCCCTGACCGCCCTCACCTGCACCGCCCTGTCGGCCCTGTGCGCCTCCACCGCCCTGGCCCAGGCCTATCCGGCCCGACCGGTCACGCTCGTCAACAACTTCCCGCCCGGCGGGCCTTCCGACATCCTGGCGCGCTCGGTGGCCGCGGTGCTGCAGGAAACGCTCAAACAGCCCTTCGTGGTGGAAAACAAGGCCGGCGCGGGCGGCAACGTGGGCGCCGCCGCCGTGGCCAAGGCGGCGCCGGACGGGCACACCGTGCTGTTCGGCATCGACACCGCGTTCACCGTGAACCCGCACATCTACCCGGCCATGCCGTTCCAGCCGGGCGACCTCAAGCCGGTGATCGTCATGGCCTCGTCGGGCCTGCTGATTGGTGTGAACCCGGCCACCGGCATCCGGCGCTTTGGCGACCTGCTGAGCCAGGGCCGGCAGAAGTCGCTGAATTTCAGCTCCGGCGGCAACGGCAGCCCCGGCCACCTGGCGGTCGCCATCCTCTCCAACAGCACGCCCATCAAGACCACGCACATTCCCTACCGCGGCAACACGCCGGCCGTCACCGCCGTGCTCAGCGGCGAGGTGGACGGCGGCATCCTGGCCACGCCGGGCATGTTGCCGCACGTGAAGAGCGGCAAGATCACGGCCCTGGCCGTGACCAGCCCCAAGCGCTCGCAGCTCGCGCCCGAACTGCCCACCGTGGGCGAGCTGGGCCTCAAGGCGCTGGAGTCGGAGGTGCTGTACCTCGTCATGGTGCCGGCCGCCACGCCCGACCCGGTGGTGCAGACCCTGGCCAAGGGCATTGCCGACGCGCTGCAGCGCCCCGACGCGCGGGCGCGGCTGAAGAACCTGGACCTGTTCTACGAAGGCCAGACCGGTGCCGCCGCCGCACAGCGCCTGGCCCGCATGAACGCTCGCTACGGCGAGATCGTGCGCGCCACCGGCATGAAATCGAATTGA
- a CDS encoding efflux RND transporter periplasmic adaptor subunit, translated as MTMKPTNTRRLLLGGLALALVAALAFVALRTGPLAPVKVQVTAVKTGRVTPEIFGIGQVEARRSWLVGPTVAGRVRTVQVDVGDTVAPGQALAEMDPVDLDQRLAALDASLARAQSVRQAAAAQVGDAQARRALAAANLKRNEDLARQSFISAGALEARTQEVASASAGVQAAQANLGGSAQDIIRLRAERAALAQQRGNLRLVAPAAALVASRDAEGGSTVVAGQAVLRLVDPASLWVKLRVDQGRSAGLAPGLAARIVLRSRPGEALAGRVVRVEPLADSVTEERLAMVAFDALPAGVSVGEMAEVTLALPATPEGLLLPNAALQQHEGTTGVWRLADGGLRFVPVVPGVQGLDGTVQVKAAQDAGLAEGDTVVLYSQKALQPDARISVVERLAPPAGAAQ; from the coding sequence ATGACGATGAAACCCACGAACACACGCCGCCTGCTGCTGGGCGGCCTGGCGCTGGCGCTGGTGGCCGCGCTGGCCTTTGTGGCGCTGCGCACCGGGCCGCTGGCGCCGGTGAAGGTGCAGGTGACGGCGGTGAAGACCGGTCGCGTGACGCCGGAGATTTTCGGCATCGGCCAGGTGGAGGCGCGGCGCAGCTGGCTGGTGGGGCCCACGGTGGCCGGACGGGTGCGCACGGTGCAGGTGGACGTGGGCGACACGGTGGCGCCCGGCCAGGCGCTGGCCGAGATGGACCCGGTGGACCTGGACCAGCGGCTGGCCGCGCTGGACGCCTCGCTCGCGCGGGCGCAGAGCGTGCGGCAGGCGGCCGCGGCGCAGGTGGGCGACGCGCAGGCGCGGCGCGCGCTGGCGGCGGCGAACCTGAAGCGCAATGAAGACCTGGCGCGGCAGAGCTTCATCAGCGCCGGCGCGCTGGAGGCGCGCACGCAGGAGGTGGCCTCGGCCAGCGCGGGCGTGCAGGCGGCGCAGGCCAACCTGGGCGGCAGCGCGCAGGACATCATCCGTCTGCGGGCCGAGCGCGCGGCGCTGGCGCAGCAGCGCGGCAACCTGCGGCTGGTGGCTCCGGCCGCGGCGTTGGTGGCCAGCCGCGACGCCGAAGGTGGCAGCACGGTGGTGGCGGGCCAGGCGGTGCTGCGGCTGGTGGACCCGGCAAGCCTGTGGGTGAAGCTGCGGGTGGACCAGGGCCGCTCGGCCGGGCTGGCGCCGGGGCTGGCGGCGCGCATCGTGCTGCGCTCGCGCCCGGGCGAGGCGCTGGCCGGCCGGGTGGTGCGCGTGGAGCCGCTGGCCGACAGCGTGACCGAGGAGCGGCTGGCGATGGTGGCGTTTGACGCGCTGCCCGCGGGCGTTTCCGTGGGCGAGATGGCCGAGGTGACGCTGGCCCTGCCGGCCACACCCGAGGGCCTGCTGCTGCCCAACGCGGCGCTGCAGCAGCACGAGGGCACCACCGGCGTGTGGCGGCTGGCCGACGGCGGGCTGCGGTTCGTGCCGGTGGTGCCGGGCGTGCAGGGGCTGGACGGCACGGTACAGGTGAAGGCCGCGCAGGATGCGGGACTGGCCGAGGGCGACACGGTGGTGCTGTACAGCCAGAAGGCGCTCCAGCCCGATGCACGCATCAGCGTGGTGGAGCGGCTGGCGCCGCCGGCGGGAGCAGCACAGTGA
- a CDS encoding TetR/AcrR family transcriptional regulator, with amino-acid sequence MPHKQPTQTRRAALVAAALALAAEHSPAAVTTADLAQAVGITQGAVFRHFESKEAIWVAVIDFAHEQLLGRLRAAADAQAQPLAALRAVFLEHVDFVVAHPGVPRVIFQELQHPEDTPLKARVRQLMQAYRELLTGLLQRAQTAGQLAPGTQLPAAAVLFIGSVQGLVMQSLLSGQVAGMAAQAPQVYRIFHNGVAAQTAPTDPSPEGTP; translated from the coding sequence ATGCCCCACAAACAACCCACACAAACCCGCCGGGCCGCCCTGGTGGCCGCGGCGCTGGCGCTGGCGGCCGAGCACAGCCCCGCCGCTGTGACGACCGCCGACCTGGCGCAGGCGGTGGGCATCACGCAGGGCGCGGTGTTCCGCCATTTCGAGAGCAAGGAAGCGATCTGGGTCGCGGTGATCGACTTCGCGCACGAGCAACTGCTGGGGCGGCTGCGGGCCGCTGCCGATGCCCAGGCGCAGCCGCTGGCGGCGTTGCGCGCGGTGTTTCTGGAACACGTGGACTTCGTGGTGGCGCACCCCGGCGTGCCGCGGGTGATCTTTCAGGAGCTGCAGCACCCCGAAGACACGCCGCTGAAGGCGCGGGTGCGCCAGCTCATGCAGGCCTACCGCGAGTTGCTCACCGGCCTGCTGCAGCGCGCGCAGACCGCGGGCCAGCTGGCGCCGGGCACCCAGCTGCCGGCGGCGGCGGTGCTGTTCATCGGCTCGGTGCAGGGGCTGGTGATGCAGTCGCTGCTGAGCGGACAGGTAGCGGGCATGGCCGCGCAGGCGCCGCAGGTGTACCGCATTTTTCACAACGGCGTGGCCGCGCAGACCGCACCGACCGACCCCTCCCCGGAAGGCACCCCATGA
- a CDS encoding patatin-like phospholipase family protein — protein sequence MTTRHRPPPAPRATSQKLRIDLALQGGGSHGAFTWGVLDRLLEEEWLEIAAVSGTSAGAMNAVALAAGLMEGGREGARAGLRRFWKRVADASPFHALGAGSMAQLFGLGHPWLQAVAAPWQHFAQFVGSQFSPYQFNPLNLNPLRDILTDTVDFERVRACDRTQLFVAATHVATGDLRIFRQHELTADMVLASACLPLLFQAVEIDGEAYWDGGYAGNPSLLPLISETSADDLLLVQINPSRREAVPTQASEILDRASEVTFNASLLKELRTIGLLKELLQEAGRPDSAYRRPLFQRVDDLRLHRLDAEVELAQFGAASKTQTGWAFLSQLHDIGRAATDAWLRTNGRHLGQRSTFELPPAYTG from the coding sequence ATGACCACCCGCCACCGCCCCCCACCCGCGCCGCGCGCCACCAGCCAGAAACTGCGCATCGACCTGGCCCTGCAGGGTGGTGGCTCACACGGCGCCTTCACCTGGGGCGTGCTGGACCGCCTGCTGGAAGAAGAGTGGCTGGAGATCGCGGCCGTCAGCGGCACCAGCGCGGGCGCCATGAACGCGGTGGCGCTGGCCGCCGGGCTGATGGAGGGCGGCCGCGAAGGCGCACGCGCCGGCCTGCGCCGCTTCTGGAAGCGGGTCGCCGACGCCTCGCCGTTCCACGCTTTGGGCGCGGGGTCGATGGCCCAGCTGTTCGGCCTGGGCCATCCGTGGCTGCAGGCGGTGGCTGCGCCCTGGCAGCACTTCGCGCAGTTCGTCGGCAGCCAGTTCTCGCCCTACCAGTTCAACCCGCTGAACCTGAACCCGCTGCGCGACATCCTGACCGACACGGTGGACTTCGAGCGCGTGCGCGCCTGCGACCGCACCCAGCTCTTCGTGGCCGCCACGCACGTGGCCACCGGCGACCTGCGCATCTTTCGCCAGCACGAGCTCACCGCCGACATGGTGCTGGCCTCGGCCTGCCTGCCGCTGCTGTTCCAGGCCGTGGAGATCGACGGCGAGGCCTACTGGGACGGTGGTTACGCCGGCAACCCCTCGCTGCTGCCGCTGATCAGCGAGACCTCGGCCGACGACCTTTTGCTGGTGCAGATCAACCCCAGCCGGCGCGAGGCCGTGCCCACCCAGGCCAGCGAGATCCTCGACCGCGCCAGCGAAGTCACCTTCAACGCCAGCCTGCTCAAGGAGCTGCGCACCATCGGCCTGCTCAAGGAACTGCTGCAGGAGGCCGGCCGCCCCGACAGCGCCTACCGGCGCCCGCTGTTCCAGCGCGTGGACGACCTGCGCCTGCACCGGCTCGACGCCGAAGTCGAGCTCGCGCAGTTCGGCGCCGCCAGCAAGACGCAGACCGGCTGGGCCTTTCTGTCCCAGTTGCACGACATCGGCCGCGCCGCGACCGACGCCTGGCTGCGCACGAACGGCCGGCACCTGGGCCAGCGCTCCACCTTCGAGCTGCCGCCGGCCTACACCGGCTAG
- a CDS encoding ornithine cyclodeaminase family protein, with the protein MQLFDANTTRAALPFDRLIAALRERFAGGCEVPPRHVHEINSPISEGGDAASRRMTSLIMPAWLPGKYYGVKIVNIAPGNAKRGLPGLHSSYLLFDARTGAPLAQIDGDQITERRTAAASALAASYLARADAKHLLVVGAGRVAQLLPAAYRAVRPLERVTVWARRASEAQALAAQVRAAGLPAFASTDLAAACGEADIVSCATLSTEPLVRGAWLAPGSHLDLIGSFTPAMREADDACFQDARVFVDTDEALQKSGDLLVPMQHGVLRADDVRGTLTTLSKGVATGRKGEHERTVFKSVGTALEDLAAAVLVYESARG; encoded by the coding sequence ATGCAATTGTTCGACGCCAACACCACCCGGGCCGCCCTGCCCTTTGACCGCCTGATCGCCGCGCTGCGCGAGCGTTTTGCCGGCGGCTGCGAAGTCCCGCCGCGCCATGTGCACGAGATCAACAGCCCCATCAGCGAAGGCGGCGACGCCGCGAGCCGGCGCATGACCTCGCTGATCATGCCGGCCTGGCTGCCGGGCAAGTACTACGGCGTGAAGATCGTGAACATCGCCCCCGGCAACGCCAAACGCGGCCTGCCCGGCCTGCACAGCAGCTACCTGCTGTTCGACGCGCGCACCGGCGCGCCGCTGGCGCAGATCGACGGCGACCAGATCACCGAGCGCCGCACGGCAGCGGCCTCGGCGCTGGCGGCCTCGTACCTGGCGCGCGCCGACGCCAAACACCTGCTGGTGGTGGGCGCGGGCCGCGTGGCGCAGCTGCTGCCCGCCGCCTACCGCGCGGTGCGCCCGCTGGAGCGCGTGACGGTGTGGGCGCGCCGCGCCAGCGAAGCGCAGGCCCTGGCCGCCCAGGTGCGCGCCGCCGGCCTGCCGGCCTTCGCCAGCACCGACTTGGCCGCCGCCTGCGGCGAGGCCGACATCGTGAGCTGCGCCACGCTGTCCACCGAGCCGCTGGTGCGCGGCGCCTGGCTCGCACCGGGCTCGCACCTGGACCTGATCGGCAGCTTCACCCCGGCCATGCGCGAGGCCGACGACGCCTGTTTCCAGGACGCGCGCGTGTTCGTGGACACCGACGAGGCGCTGCAGAAAAGCGGCGACCTGCTGGTGCCCATGCAGCACGGCGTGCTGCGCGCCGACGACGTGCGCGGCACGCTGACCACGCTCTCCAAGGGCGTGGCCACCGGCCGCAAGGGCGAGCACGAGCGCACGGTGTTCAAGTCGGTCGGCACGGCGCTGGAAGACCTGGCCGCCGCGGTGCTGGTGTACGAGTCGGCGCGCGGCTGA
- a CDS encoding Bug family tripartite tricarboxylate transporter substrate binding protein, whose translation MLRRKFTARTLALAATAALALPALAQTPAPPLKIVVGFPPGGSADLLARLLAEGLKDDFASVIVENKPGAGGRIALGLVKRAPADGQTVVLLPSGPMVLFPHVYKKLDYDAVADFTPISLLAHFQFSVVAGPSAGVKNVAEMLAKAKAAPGQATYGTPGQGTLPHFMGVLFGQRAGAELTHVPFQGGGPANTALLGGHIHYKFDVVTETAELHRAGKVRIIGVTGPQRDPQVPEVPTLKEQGVDMEATAWFAMYGPAGLKPEVRDRLSAAVAKAVRTPALKAKLIEQGYAPVGSTPAELAAAQATDLQRWAGPIKATGIQLD comes from the coding sequence ATGCTACGACGCAAGTTCACCGCCCGCACACTGGCCCTGGCCGCCACGGCCGCTCTGGCCCTCCCCGCTCTCGCGCAGACCCCGGCGCCGCCGCTGAAGATCGTGGTGGGCTTCCCCCCCGGCGGCTCGGCCGACCTGCTGGCACGGCTGTTGGCCGAAGGCCTGAAGGACGATTTCGCTTCGGTGATCGTGGAGAACAAGCCCGGCGCGGGCGGGCGCATCGCGCTCGGCCTGGTCAAGCGCGCGCCGGCCGACGGCCAGACCGTGGTGCTGTTGCCCAGCGGGCCGATGGTGCTGTTCCCCCACGTCTACAAGAAGCTGGACTACGACGCGGTGGCGGACTTCACGCCGATCTCGCTGCTGGCGCACTTCCAGTTCAGCGTGGTGGCCGGGCCATCGGCGGGCGTCAAGAACGTGGCCGAGATGCTGGCCAAGGCCAAGGCCGCCCCAGGCCAGGCCACCTACGGAACGCCGGGCCAGGGCACGCTGCCGCACTTCATGGGCGTGCTGTTCGGCCAGCGGGCCGGCGCCGAGCTCACGCACGTGCCCTTCCAGGGCGGCGGCCCGGCCAACACGGCGCTCCTGGGTGGCCACATCCACTACAAGTTCGACGTGGTGACCGAGACCGCCGAGCTGCACCGCGCGGGCAAGGTGCGCATCATCGGCGTGACCGGCCCCCAGCGCGACCCGCAGGTGCCCGAGGTGCCCACACTGAAAGAACAGGGCGTGGACATGGAGGCCACCGCCTGGTTCGCCATGTACGGCCCGGCCGGCCTGAAGCCCGAGGTGCGCGACCGGCTGAGCGCCGCCGTGGCCAAGGCGGTGCGCACGCCCGCGCTCAAGGCCAAACTGATCGAGCAGGGTTACGCGCCGGTGGGCTCGACCCCGGCCGAGCTGGCCGCCGCCCAGGCCACCGACCTGCAACGCTGGGCCGGCCCGATCAAGGCCACCGGCATCCAGCTGGATTGA